The following are encoded in a window of Lichenicola cladoniae genomic DNA:
- a CDS encoding glycosyltransferase family 4 protein — MSRHILVTTDAVGGVWRYSLTLAREWAKAGVRVELAVLGPAPDPAQRAEAGAIDGLAIHVTLLELDWTAPDRASLERVAVALADLARQCGVTSVHLHAPALVGMVEWPGPVIAVLHSCLATWWRAMRDGPPPKDFRWRIEVTADGLRRAEHIVAPSRAFRNMAVEAYDNCRPITVVLNGRDPPAGLFGPASARTRQVLSAGRFWDEGKDVATLDRAAALVDAPVQAAGSFRGPNGQEAASSSLVRLGSLGEPALALAFADTRVFVSTARYEPFGLAVLEAAQCGLALVLSDITSFRELWDGAALFVRPGDAADFASATMQALDNPDLLAANAHARASQYSAAGMAGATLALHHRA, encoded by the coding sequence ATGTCGCGGCATATCCTGGTCACCACCGATGCGGTCGGCGGCGTCTGGCGCTACAGCCTGACGCTGGCGCGGGAATGGGCCAAGGCCGGCGTGCGGGTCGAGCTCGCCGTGCTGGGCCCTGCTCCCGACCCGGCACAGCGTGCGGAGGCGGGGGCGATCGACGGTCTCGCCATCCACGTGACCCTCCTAGAGCTGGACTGGACCGCGCCGGATCGTGCGTCGCTGGAACGCGTCGCCGTCGCGCTGGCCGATCTGGCGCGGCAATGTGGCGTGACCTCGGTGCATCTGCATGCACCGGCGCTGGTGGGCATGGTCGAATGGCCCGGTCCGGTTATCGCAGTGCTGCATTCCTGTCTCGCCACATGGTGGCGCGCGATGCGTGACGGTCCGCCGCCGAAGGATTTCCGGTGGCGCATCGAAGTGACCGCCGACGGACTGCGGCGTGCCGAGCACATCGTAGCGCCGAGTCGGGCATTCCGAAACATGGCAGTCGAAGCCTATGACAATTGCAGGCCGATCACCGTCGTCCTGAACGGGCGCGATCCGCCTGCCGGTCTTTTCGGGCCTGCATCGGCGCGAACGCGGCAGGTATTGTCCGCCGGACGGTTCTGGGATGAGGGCAAGGACGTGGCGACGCTCGATCGCGCGGCGGCACTGGTCGATGCTCCGGTACAGGCAGCGGGGAGCTTTCGCGGGCCGAATGGGCAGGAGGCGGCATCGTCTTCGCTGGTCAGGCTGGGCAGCCTCGGCGAACCTGCCCTGGCTCTGGCATTTGCCGATACGCGCGTGTTCGTTTCCACCGCCCGCTACGAGCCGTTCGGCCTCGCCGTGCTGGAAGCGGCCCAATGTGGTCTGGCATTGGTGCTCTCCGACATCACGAGCTTTCGCGAACTCTGGGACGGCGCCGCCCTGTTCGTGCGACCGGGCGATGCGGCCGATTTCGCATCCGCAACGATGCAGGCACTGGACAACCCCGACCTGCTTGCGGCGAACGCGCATGCTCGCGCCAGCCAATATTCCGCTGCCGGCATGGCCGGCGCCACCCTGGCATTGCATCATCGCGCATGA
- a CDS encoding CgeB family protein, translated as MQVVVFTHSLTSCWNHGNAHFLRGVLRELQALGHAVRAYEPEGSWSRENLIQDGGDEGLAAFTDHYPELTARLYPPDAPDFDAMLDGADLVLVHEWNPPELVAAIGARRSAGGQFLALFHDTHHRAVSDPEAIRHFDLSGYDGVLAFGATLARIYEHWGWGGRVFVWHEAADLRRFQPPAEPVDRQGGVWIGNWGDGERSAELEEFLLRPMHEAELPLDIYGVRYPDEAKQTLLRHHAQLRGWLPNPKAPDVFARHLATVHVPRRFYVTLLPGIPTIRVFEALACGIPLLSAPWDDAEGLFTPGEDFLVARDGAEMTRLLRDVANDPDLRSALAAHGLATIRARHSCAHRAVELLAIAAHLGTPA; from the coding sequence GTGCAGGTCGTCGTGTTCACCCACTCCCTCACTTCATGCTGGAACCACGGCAACGCGCATTTCCTGCGCGGCGTGTTGCGCGAGCTGCAGGCGCTGGGTCATGCGGTCCGCGCCTACGAGCCGGAAGGAAGTTGGAGCCGGGAGAACCTGATCCAGGATGGCGGCGATGAGGGTCTTGCCGCGTTCACCGACCATTATCCGGAACTTACCGCCAGGCTCTATCCGCCGGACGCACCCGATTTCGACGCCATGCTCGACGGGGCCGACCTGGTGCTGGTGCATGAATGGAACCCGCCCGAACTGGTCGCGGCGATCGGCGCGCGGCGCTCGGCCGGCGGGCAGTTCCTGGCGCTGTTCCACGATACCCACCACCGCGCGGTCAGCGATCCCGAGGCGATCCGGCATTTCGACCTGTCCGGCTATGATGGCGTGCTGGCATTCGGGGCGACCCTGGCCCGGATCTACGAACACTGGGGCTGGGGCGGACGCGTGTTCGTCTGGCACGAGGCGGCCGACCTGAGGCGTTTCCAACCGCCTGCGGAACCGGTCGACCGCCAGGGCGGTGTCTGGATCGGCAACTGGGGCGACGGCGAGCGGAGCGCCGAACTCGAGGAGTTCCTGCTGCGGCCGATGCACGAGGCCGAGCTGCCGCTCGACATCTACGGCGTGCGCTATCCGGACGAAGCGAAACAGACGCTGCTGCGGCACCACGCGCAACTGCGCGGCTGGCTGCCGAACCCGAAAGCGCCTGACGTATTCGCGCGTCATCTGGCAACGGTGCATGTGCCGCGCCGGTTCTACGTCACGCTGCTGCCCGGCATCCCGACCATCCGCGTGTTCGAGGCGCTGGCGTGCGGCATCCCGCTGCTGTCGGCACCCTGGGACGACGCGGAAGGCTTGTTCACGCCGGGCGAGGATTTCCTGGTTGCCCGCGACGGCGCCGAGATGACCCGGCTGCTGCGCGATGTCGCCAACGATCCCGACCTGCGCTCGGCTCTTGCGGCACATGGGCTCGCCACGATCCGCGCCAGGCATTCGTGCGCACACCGCGCCGTCGAGCTTCTGGCGATCGCCGCACACCTTGGGACACCAGCCTGA
- a CDS encoding CgeB family protein yields the protein MQIAVYGSSLLSSYWNGAATYYRGLLGAMARRGHGIVFFEPDAFGRQQNRDIAPPDWAKIVVYEATPEGVRDVLGQAGDADIIVKCSGVGVFDDELLDGILVNGRAGAVRVFLDVDAPATLAELRQNEAHALHAALPALDLVLTYGGGDPVMRAYAGFGARACVPIYNALDPATHHPVMRDPAYEATLSLLANRLPDREARIEEFFLRPAASLPGQSFLLGGSGWHDKPMPANVRAIGHVPTAAHNVLNVSARAVLNVARDSMAEVGFSPATRVFEAAGAGACLITDFWNGIELFLEAGSEILVARDGQDVVEHLRTLTAERARSIGEAARARILAGHTYDQRAVLLETVLAGAIAVRRDQPGRT from the coding sequence ATGCAGATCGCCGTCTATGGATCGAGCCTGCTGTCGTCGTACTGGAACGGCGCCGCCACCTATTATCGAGGCCTGCTTGGCGCTATGGCGCGTCGCGGCCACGGCATCGTCTTCTTCGAGCCGGACGCGTTCGGACGGCAGCAGAACCGCGACATAGCGCCGCCCGACTGGGCGAAAATCGTGGTGTATGAAGCGACACCGGAGGGCGTGCGCGACGTGCTCGGCCAGGCCGGTGACGCAGACATCATCGTCAAGTGCAGCGGCGTCGGCGTGTTCGACGACGAGTTGCTGGACGGCATTCTCGTCAATGGCCGTGCCGGCGCGGTCCGGGTGTTTCTCGACGTCGATGCGCCGGCGACGCTTGCCGAGCTGCGGCAGAACGAGGCGCACGCGCTGCATGCAGCACTGCCGGCGCTTGACCTGGTGCTGACCTATGGCGGCGGCGATCCGGTCATGCGTGCCTATGCCGGATTCGGCGCGCGCGCCTGCGTTCCGATCTACAACGCGCTCGATCCGGCCACGCATCATCCGGTCATGCGCGATCCCGCTTACGAGGCCACGCTATCGCTGCTGGCCAACCGGTTGCCCGATCGCGAGGCTCGGATCGAGGAGTTTTTCCTGCGCCCCGCCGCATCGCTGCCGGGGCAATCGTTCCTGCTGGGCGGCTCGGGCTGGCACGACAAGCCGATGCCGGCGAACGTGCGCGCCATCGGCCATGTCCCCACGGCAGCGCACAACGTGCTGAACGTGTCGGCGCGGGCGGTGCTGAATGTCGCCCGCGACAGCATGGCGGAAGTCGGGTTCTCCCCGGCGACCCGGGTCTTCGAGGCGGCCGGCGCCGGTGCCTGCCTGATCACCGACTTCTGGAACGGGATCGAGCTGTTTCTCGAGGCGGGCAGCGAAATCCTGGTGGCGCGGGATGGACAGGACGTGGTGGAGCACCTGCGCACGCTGACGGCGGAGCGCGCGCGAAGCATCGGCGAGGCTGCACGGGCGCGCATCCTGGCGGGTCACACCTACGACCAGCGCGCCGTGCTGCTGGAGACGGTGCTGGCCGGCGCGATCGCCGTGCGCCGCGACCAGCCGGGCCGGACCTGA
- a CDS encoding CgeB family protein translates to MRLVVVGLSLSSSWGNGHATTYRALLAAFAARGHDIMFLERDMPWYAQNRDLADPSFCRLALYDGLDGLREHGPAIAGADAVIVGSYVPDGIEVARFVQDTARGVTAFYDIDTPVTLAALERGDCAYLSRAVIPGFDLLLSFTAGPTLTRLEQEFGARDARGFYCSVDPARYRPTAALRRWDLGYLGTYSDDRQPTLDRLLIEVARRAPERRFVVAGPQYPASIDWPGNVERIEHLAPQDHPDFYSACGWTLNVTRADMIRAGWSPSVRLFEAGACGCPIVSDRWDGIEDVLTPGLEIVLADDTDALVTLLDWPAERRETVAVAAKTRILAAHTSAHRAVQLETIFLMQPKRSARR, encoded by the coding sequence ATGCGCCTCGTCGTCGTCGGTCTCAGCCTGAGCTCGAGCTGGGGCAACGGCCATGCCACCACCTACCGCGCTTTGCTCGCCGCCTTCGCCGCACGCGGCCACGACATCATGTTCCTCGAACGCGACATGCCCTGGTACGCGCAGAATCGCGACTTGGCCGATCCGTCGTTCTGTCGGCTAGCGCTGTATGACGGGCTGGACGGGCTGCGCGAGCACGGCCCGGCAATCGCCGGCGCGGATGCGGTGATCGTCGGATCTTACGTGCCGGACGGGATCGAGGTCGCGCGGTTCGTGCAGGATACGGCCCGGGGCGTGACGGCGTTCTACGACATCGATACCCCGGTGACGCTGGCGGCACTCGAGCGCGGCGACTGCGCCTATCTGTCGCGCGCCGTGATCCCGGGCTTCGACCTCCTGTTGTCCTTCACCGCCGGGCCCACGCTGACCCGCTTGGAGCAGGAGTTCGGCGCCCGCGATGCAAGGGGCTTCTACTGTTCGGTCGATCCGGCGCGCTACCGCCCGACAGCTGCTCTACGGCGTTGGGATCTCGGTTACCTCGGGACCTACAGCGATGACCGCCAGCCGACCCTCGACCGCCTGCTGATCGAGGTCGCCCGTCGCGCACCCGAGCGCCGCTTCGTGGTTGCGGGACCGCAATATCCCGCATCGATCGACTGGCCCGGCAACGTCGAGCGGATCGAGCACCTGGCGCCGCAGGACCACCCGGATTTCTACTCAGCCTGCGGCTGGACCCTGAACGTGACCCGCGCCGACATGATCCGCGCCGGCTGGAGCCCGAGCGTGCGGCTGTTCGAAGCCGGGGCGTGCGGATGCCCGATCGTTTCGGACCGCTGGGACGGGATCGAGGACGTACTGACGCCGGGCCTGGAGATCGTCCTGGCCGATGATACCGACGCCCTCGTGACACTGCTCGACTGGCCGGCCGAACGTCGCGAGACAGTGGCGGTGGCGGCAAAAACCCGCATCCTGGCTGCCCACACCAGTGCTCACCGTGCCGTGCAGCTGGAAACGATTTTCCTGATGCAGCCGAAACGGTCGGCGCGGCGTTAG
- a CDS encoding DUF1328 domain-containing protein, which translates to MDLLRWTLIFLVIALVAAVFGFGGVAASFASIGKILFFVFIVLFVISLFFGRGGRRNRL; encoded by the coding sequence ATGGACCTTCTTCGCTGGACCCTGATCTTCCTGGTGATCGCCCTTGTCGCGGCCGTGTTCGGTTTCGGCGGCGTGGCCGCGAGCTTTGCCTCGATCGGCAAGATCCTGTTCTTCGTCTTCATCGTGCTGTTCGTGATCAGCCTGTTCTTCGGCCGGGGCGGCCGCCGCAACAGGCTCTGA
- a CDS encoding methyl-accepting chemotaxis protein, giving the protein MTGISKRITIRAKIIFAFALVLACAVAMGLFALDRLGEVNRAAAGLRDINLPATRALGQMSQTSERFRLNQYQAVTALTDDSRKAKIQLADQQSSLFDAAYADYQPLAGAGEEAALAALIADTWARYQTVSAQLVAVLATHDIAKAGSLLDQMNPAMNDFRQAIQDASDFNVRDGTHRADRGASLGRSAHAWIIVVLCAMALFCILTGWSMIRSISRPLAAMTASMHRLASRDLATTIPGVGRADEIGRMATAVQVFKDGMIEADRLAAEQDAARALKERQSIRMSELVRDFEARVGSMVGLLASASTELEATAHSMTGSADQANRQATTVAAAAAEAGIGVRTVAAAAEELSVSISEIGRQVAQSARITGRAVDDARRTDTIVRTLADEAQKIGGVVGLIQNVASQTNLLALNATIEAARAGDAGKGFAVVASEVKNLASQTAQATAEIAGRVTRIQDATREAVEAIRAITSTIEEVSMIATTIAAAVEQQGAATSEIARNVQQTATAANDVTINVAGVSQAANDTGTAAGEVLSAAAGLSKQAEQLSSEVGVFVQGVRAA; this is encoded by the coding sequence GTGACCGGTATTTCGAAGCGGATCACGATCCGCGCGAAAATCATTTTCGCTTTCGCTCTCGTGCTGGCTTGTGCGGTCGCGATGGGATTGTTCGCGCTGGACCGTCTTGGGGAGGTCAACCGGGCCGCGGCAGGTCTGCGCGACATCAATCTCCCGGCGACCAGGGCGCTTGGCCAGATGAGCCAGACGTCGGAACGCTTCCGGCTTAACCAGTATCAGGCGGTGACCGCGCTGACGGACGATAGTCGCAAGGCCAAGATCCAGCTTGCCGACCAGCAATCCAGTCTGTTCGACGCAGCCTATGCCGACTACCAGCCGCTGGCCGGCGCCGGCGAGGAAGCCGCGCTTGCGGCGTTGATTGCCGATACCTGGGCCCGCTACCAGACGGTCTCCGCACAACTGGTCGCAGTGCTGGCCACCCACGACATCGCCAAGGCCGGGTCGTTGCTCGACCAGATGAACCCGGCAATGAACGATTTCCGCCAGGCGATACAGGATGCGTCGGATTTCAACGTCCGTGACGGCACGCATAGGGCGGACCGTGGAGCCAGTCTGGGACGGTCCGCGCATGCGTGGATCATCGTCGTGCTGTGCGCGATGGCGCTGTTCTGCATCCTGACCGGCTGGTCGATGATCCGGAGCATTTCGAGGCCGCTGGCTGCGATGACGGCGTCCATGCATCGGCTGGCGAGCCGGGATCTGGCGACGACCATCCCGGGTGTCGGCCGTGCCGACGAGATCGGACGAATGGCAACCGCGGTTCAGGTGTTCAAGGACGGCATGATCGAGGCTGACCGTCTTGCCGCCGAACAGGACGCGGCGCGTGCACTCAAGGAGCGCCAGTCGATCCGGATGAGCGAACTGGTTCGCGATTTCGAGGCCAGGGTCGGAAGCATGGTCGGTCTCCTGGCTTCGGCATCCACCGAACTAGAGGCAACCGCGCATTCGATGACCGGTTCCGCCGACCAGGCCAACCGCCAGGCGACCACGGTTGCCGCGGCCGCCGCGGAGGCGGGGATCGGCGTCCGGACCGTGGCAGCCGCTGCCGAGGAACTGTCGGTGTCGATCAGCGAGATCGGCAGGCAGGTGGCCCAGTCGGCACGGATCACCGGCCGCGCGGTGGATGATGCCAGGCGAACGGACACCATCGTCCGCACCCTCGCTGACGAGGCTCAGAAAATCGGCGGCGTGGTCGGGCTTATCCAGAACGTCGCCAGCCAGACCAATCTTCTGGCCCTGAACGCGACCATCGAGGCGGCCAGGGCCGGGGATGCCGGCAAGGGCTTCGCGGTGGTTGCATCGGAGGTCAAGAACCTTGCGAGCCAGACGGCGCAGGCAACGGCCGAGATCGCCGGTCGGGTCACGCGGATCCAGGATGCGACCCGCGAGGCGGTCGAGGCGATCCGGGCGATCACCAGCACGATCGAGGAGGTAAGCATGATCGCGACCACGATCGCCGCCGCCGTCGAGCAGCAGGGCGCCGCAACGTCCGAGATCGCCCGCAATGTCCAGCAGACCGCAACGGCTGCGAACGACGTGACGATCAACGTCGCCGGGGTCAGCCAGGCCGCCAACGATACCGGCACCGCCGCCGGAGAGGTACTCAGCGCAGCCGCCGGCTTGTCGAAGCAGGCCGAGCAGCTCTCCAGCGAGGTCGGCGTGTTCGTTCAGGGAGTCCGCGCGGCCTAA
- a CDS encoding demethoxyubiquinone hydroxylase family protein has translation MSETRRSSLSPPQPGDAMGPVRLARMIRVDHAGEYGAERIYEGQLAVLGHTETGDILRHMKAQETVHRDTFSAMIVSRRVRPTVLLPVWHVAGFALGVLTAAMGRRAAMACTVAVEEAIDEHYAEQAASFADGDEPGLRATIEKFRIEELEHRDIGLANEAELTPGYRVLARLIKTGCKVAIAASEIV, from the coding sequence ATGAGCGAGACGCGCCGTTCGTCCCTTTCGCCACCCCAGCCCGGCGACGCCATGGGCCCCGTCCGGCTTGCCCGGATGATCCGTGTCGATCACGCCGGCGAATACGGCGCGGAGCGCATCTATGAAGGCCAGCTCGCCGTGCTCGGCCATACCGAGACCGGCGACATCCTCCGCCACATGAAGGCGCAGGAGACCGTCCACAGGGACACCTTCTCGGCGATGATCGTCAGCCGCCGGGTACGTCCGACCGTGCTGCTGCCGGTCTGGCATGTGGCAGGGTTCGCGCTCGGCGTACTGACCGCGGCGATGGGCAGGCGTGCCGCGATGGCCTGCACCGTCGCGGTGGAGGAGGCGATCGACGAGCATTACGCTGAACAGGCAGCATCCTTCGCCGACGGCGACGAGCCCGGGCTGCGTGCGACGATCGAGAAATTCCGCATCGAGGAACTGGAGCACCGTGATATCGGCCTGGCCAACGAGGCCGAGCTGACCCCCGGCTACCGCGTGCTCGCCCGGTTGATCAAGACCGGCTGCAAGGTGGCCATTGCCGCCAGCGAGATCGTCTAG
- a CDS encoding disulfide bond formation protein B, whose amino-acid sequence MPVIDRREAGLLQGGFWALAGFWAIAWVWWAQHLEGMAPCALCLWERWPYRVLIALGFVWSALAALELRPARPIGILITLTLIAAIVIAGIHVGVEQGWWPSPLPECMAPHFSGGSFAERLASMPARPAKPCDSPNRLFQWLPVSMAMIDLLYAAFLLVVGQVVLRRLLGSSRRA is encoded by the coding sequence ATGCCAGTCATCGATAGGCGCGAGGCCGGCCTGCTCCAGGGCGGCTTCTGGGCCCTGGCCGGGTTCTGGGCGATCGCCTGGGTGTGGTGGGCGCAGCATCTGGAAGGCATGGCGCCATGCGCGCTTTGCCTCTGGGAGCGCTGGCCGTATCGCGTCCTGATCGCGCTGGGATTCGTCTGGAGCGCGCTGGCGGCGCTTGAGCTGCGTCCGGCCAGGCCGATCGGCATCCTGATCACCCTCACGCTGATTGCGGCGATCGTCATCGCCGGCATCCATGTCGGCGTCGAACAGGGCTGGTGGCCGAGCCCGCTGCCGGAATGCATGGCTCCGCATTTCAGCGGCGGCAGCTTCGCCGAGCGGCTGGCATCGATGCCGGCCCGGCCTGCCAAGCCATGCGACTCGCCGAACCGGCTGTTCCAGTGGCTGCCGGTTTCGATGGCGATGATCGATCTGCTCTACGCGGCGTTCCTGCTGGTCGTGGGGCAGGTCGTCCTGCGGCGCCTGCTGGGATCGTCACGGAGAGCCTGA
- a CDS encoding alpha,alpha-trehalose-phosphate synthase (UDP-forming): MGRLVIVSNRVPSPRERTQPAGGLTVGLADAIKGQPSLWFGWSGSSQGKESPAPTPELAEQGGVTYATIDLTAKQHEGFYQGFSNGILWPVCHYRLGLMQYSREELETYLEVNAIFARSLKTLLKPDDVIWVQDYHLFPLGEALRREGVTSKIGFFLHIPFPPEALFRALPGADLLLADLGAYDVVGVQTQQDADNMNQSLSALGVEVQAQSFPIGIDPVAFAKQALRGETSKEMARLTQALNGRALILGVDRLDYSKGIPERFRGFERLLQRFPAHRGKVSFLQIAPVSRGEVAEYKALRRELDELSGRINGNWAEIDWIPLRYITRALPRKVLAGVHRRAAVGLVTPLRDGMNLVAKEYVAAQDAADPGVLVLSRFAGAAPELSDAVMVNPYDPDEIAEALDQALTMGLKERSRRWEAMNEAVHRVTAATWARDFLAVLNATPERKPHASHR; this comes from the coding sequence ATGGGAAGGCTAGTCATTGTCTCGAACCGGGTTCCGTCGCCTCGCGAGCGGACCCAGCCGGCCGGTGGACTGACGGTCGGTCTCGCCGACGCGATCAAGGGCCAGCCCAGCCTCTGGTTCGGCTGGTCGGGCAGCTCGCAAGGCAAGGAGTCGCCGGCGCCCACGCCGGAGCTGGCCGAGCAGGGCGGCGTCACCTACGCCACCATCGACCTGACCGCAAAGCAGCATGAAGGCTTCTACCAGGGGTTCTCGAACGGCATCCTCTGGCCGGTCTGCCACTACCGCCTCGGCCTGATGCAGTACAGCCGCGAGGAGCTCGAGACGTATCTCGAGGTCAACGCGATCTTCGCGCGCAGCCTGAAGACGCTGCTCAAGCCGGACGACGTGATCTGGGTGCAGGATTATCATCTGTTCCCGCTCGGCGAGGCCCTCCGGCGCGAGGGCGTCACGTCCAAGATCGGCTTCTTCCTGCACATCCCGTTTCCGCCGGAAGCGCTGTTCCGTGCACTGCCCGGCGCCGACCTGCTGCTGGCCGATCTCGGCGCCTACGATGTTGTCGGCGTGCAGACGCAGCAGGACGCCGACAACATGAACCAGTCGCTGTCGGCTCTCGGCGTCGAGGTGCAGGCACAGTCGTTTCCGATCGGTATCGATCCGGTGGCGTTCGCCAAGCAGGCGCTGCGCGGCGAGACCAGCAAGGAGATGGCGCGCCTGACCCAGGCGCTGAATGGCCGCGCCCTGATCCTCGGCGTCGACCGGCTGGATTATTCCAAGGGCATCCCCGAGCGGTTCCGCGGCTTCGAGCGACTGCTGCAGCGCTTCCCGGCGCACCGGGGCAAGGTGTCGTTCCTGCAGATCGCCCCGGTCTCGCGGGGCGAGGTCGCGGAATACAAGGCGCTGCGCCGCGAGCTGGACGAGCTGTCCGGACGCATCAACGGCAACTGGGCCGAGATCGACTGGATCCCGCTGCGCTACATCACCCGCGCCCTGCCGCGGAAGGTGCTGGCCGGCGTGCATCGTCGCGCCGCCGTCGGGCTGGTAACGCCGTTGCGGGATGGGATGAACCTGGTCGCCAAGGAGTATGTCGCGGCCCAGGACGCGGCCGATCCGGGCGTGCTGGTGCTGTCCCGCTTTGCCGGCGCGGCGCCGGAACTCAGCGATGCGGTGATGGTCAATCCGTATGACCCGGACGAGATCGCCGAAGCGCTGGACCAGGCATTGACCATGGGACTGAAGGAGCGGTCCCGGCGCTGGGAGGCGATGAACGAAGCGGTGCATCGCGTCACTGCCGCGACCTGGGCCCGCGACTTCCTGGCCGTGCTGAACGCGACCCCGGAGCGGAAGCCGCATGCCAGTCATCGATAG
- the otsB gene encoding trehalose-phosphatase has translation MSSSTPRHPTLARLPPPSRAAFLLDFDGTLVDIAPTPESVSVVPGLPEILVALRERCGGALAVVSGRPIAQIDHFIPGIPYAVAGEHGVAVRHAPDQPVVRAVLPALPSHWLAEAERIVAGHPGASVERKQTGLVLHFRGAPDAGAALKAEAEALLAQDPQRRFHLQTAKMAWELKPGGIDKGTAVAQLMQQAPFAGRVPIFIGDDVTDEDGIRGAQALGGLGFRIPDDFPDPDAFRAWLGELARSSGAADSWEG, from the coding sequence ATGAGCTCAAGCACCCCCCGTCATCCGACCCTTGCCCGGCTGCCGCCACCATCACGCGCCGCGTTCCTGCTCGATTTCGACGGCACCCTGGTGGATATCGCGCCAACCCCGGAATCGGTGTCTGTCGTGCCGGGCCTGCCCGAGATCCTCGTCGCCTTGCGCGAGCGCTGCGGCGGCGCCCTTGCGGTCGTCAGTGGCCGGCCGATCGCGCAGATCGACCATTTCATCCCGGGCATTCCGTACGCCGTTGCCGGCGAGCACGGGGTCGCCGTGCGCCATGCGCCGGACCAGCCGGTCGTCCGCGCCGTTCTGCCCGCGCTGCCCTCGCACTGGCTGGCAGAAGCCGAACGGATCGTGGCCGGTCATCCGGGTGCCAGCGTCGAGCGCAAGCAGACCGGACTCGTGCTGCATTTCCGCGGCGCACCGGATGCCGGCGCAGCCCTCAAGGCCGAGGCGGAGGCGCTGCTGGCGCAGGACCCGCAGCGCCGGTTCCATCTGCAGACGGCGAAGATGGCCTGGGAGCTCAAGCCCGGCGGCATCGACAAGGGCACAGCGGTCGCCCAATTGATGCAGCAAGCGCCTTTTGCCGGCCGGGTCCCGATCTTCATCGGCGACGACGTGACCGACGAGGACGGCATCCGCGGCGCCCAAGCGCTGGGCGGGCTCGGCTTCCGCATCCCGGACGACTTCCCCGATCCCGACGCCTTCCGGGCGTGGCTCGGCGAGCTGGCTCGCAGCTCCGGCGCGGCAGACTCATGGGAAGGCTAG
- a CDS encoding DUF2155 domain-containing protein has product MRVPFAPATLAVLVVASGPAVAASYIAAPVMPIATAWQGRGQAVVRVLDKLDAHIETMTLKAGETGTYKTLTVTVRSCMDRPDGLPRDSGAFLDIQDKRGDVQPFSGWTFAGEPSVGVFESPIYGVQLVTCQGDLVAPMAPPLPTPAPPPPDMVSSQSPGDPSAGANDGGLTDADTGAETDPDSAAGAAAARHPPANDQTPGDDTQPDPVYPSGAPPAGASQTPPADPPAGPRN; this is encoded by the coding sequence ATGAGGGTGCCGTTCGCTCCCGCAACCCTCGCCGTGCTCGTGGTGGCGAGCGGGCCGGCGGTTGCCGCCTCGTATATCGCGGCCCCGGTAATGCCGATCGCCACCGCGTGGCAGGGCCGGGGTCAGGCGGTGGTGCGCGTGCTCGACAAGCTCGACGCGCATATCGAGACCATGACACTGAAAGCCGGCGAGACGGGGACCTACAAGACCCTGACCGTCACCGTCCGCAGCTGCATGGACCGTCCGGACGGGCTCCCCCGTGATTCCGGTGCATTCCTGGACATCCAGGACAAGCGTGGCGATGTGCAGCCGTTCAGCGGCTGGACCTTCGCAGGCGAGCCGTCGGTCGGCGTGTTCGAGAGCCCGATCTATGGCGTGCAGCTGGTGACATGCCAGGGCGACCTGGTCGCACCGATGGCACCGCCTCTGCCCACGCCGGCACCGCCGCCGCCGGACATGGTGTCGAGCCAGTCGCCTGGCGACCCGTCGGCGGGTGCCAACGATGGCGGTCTGACCGATGCCGACACCGGCGCCGAAACCGATCCGGACAGCGCTGCCGGTGCAGCCGCCGCCCGGCATCCCCCTGCCAACGACCAGACACCGGGCGACGATACCCAGCCCGACCCGGTCTATCCGTCCGGCGCCCCACCCGCGGGTGCCTCCCAGACGCCGCCGGCAGACCCGCCGGCCGGACCACGGAATTGA